A single genomic interval of Flavobacteriales bacterium harbors:
- a CDS encoding rod shape-determining protein yields MGLLNFFTQEIAIDLGTANTLIIHNDKVVVDEPSIVAVDRTTGRVIAIGRQAQQMHGKTHENIKTVRPLRDGVIADFQAAEEMIKGMIKMIKPGRQLFTPNLRMVICIPSGITEVEKRAVRDSAEHAGAKEVYLIHEPMAAAIGIGIDVEEPMGNMIIDIGGGTSEIAVIALGGIVCDKNIRVAGDEFTQDIEEYMRRQHNILVGERTAEQIKIEVGAAMTELENPPPDYAVRGRDLMTGIPKEITVTYSEIAQALDKSISKIEEAILSALEATPPELSADIYKTGIYMAGGGALLRGLDKRISIKTKLPVHVSEDPLRAVARGTGIALKNIDRFQFLMRE; encoded by the coding sequence ATGGGCCTGCTCAACTTCTTCACCCAGGAGATCGCGATCGACCTCGGGACGGCGAACACCCTGATCATCCACAACGACAAGGTGGTGGTGGATGAGCCGAGCATCGTGGCGGTGGACCGCACCACCGGTCGGGTGATCGCCATCGGCCGCCAGGCGCAGCAGATGCACGGCAAGACGCACGAGAACATCAAGACGGTGAGGCCGTTGCGCGACGGGGTGATCGCCGATTTCCAGGCGGCCGAGGAGATGATCAAGGGCATGATCAAGATGATCAAGCCGGGCCGGCAGCTGTTCACCCCGAACCTTCGCATGGTGATCTGCATCCCCAGCGGCATCACCGAGGTGGAGAAGCGGGCCGTGCGCGACAGCGCCGAGCACGCCGGCGCCAAGGAGGTGTACCTGATCCACGAGCCCATGGCCGCCGCCATCGGCATCGGCATCGACGTGGAGGAGCCGATGGGCAACATGATCATCGACATCGGGGGCGGCACCTCGGAGATCGCGGTGATCGCCCTGGGCGGCATCGTGTGCGACAAGAACATCCGCGTGGCGGGTGACGAGTTCACACAGGACATTGAGGAGTACATGCGCCGCCAGCACAACATCCTGGTGGGCGAGCGCACCGCCGAACAGATCAAGATCGAAGTGGGCGCTGCGATGACCGAACTGGAGAACCCGCCACCCGACTACGCCGTGCGTGGCCGCGACCTGATGACCGGCATCCCCAAGGAGATTACCGTCACCTACAGCGAGATCGCGCAGGCGCTGGACAAGAGCATCAGCAAGATCGAGGAGGCCATCCTCAGCGCCTTGGAGGCCACCCCGCCCGAACTGAGCGCGGACATCTACAAGACGGGCATCTACATGGCCGGCGGAGGGGCTCTGCTGCGCGGGCTGGACAAGCGCATCAGCATCAAGACCAAGCTTCCGGTGCACGTGAGCGAGGACCCGCTGCGGGCCGTGGCGCGCGGCACCGGCATCGCCCTGAAGAACATCGACCGGTTCCAGTTCCTGATGAGGGAGTAA
- a CDS encoding rod shape-determining protein MreC, whose product MRDLFRFLFRIRSTLLFLLLMALAYGWALNGNEHHRSRAIGSANTAIGTLYTWRSDVTTYAGLREENERLARANADLMTRGRGNYAPVSARFIAFHDTVHEQRYAHLAARVVNSTTHKQRNSLTLDKGSLAGVAPDMGVIGDQGIVGVVRQVGPRFCVAASVLDPDLNTSVQLKRTGHFGLLSWDTGDPRTASAVDIAKHAPVAVGDTLVTRGGDGIFPAGIDVGVVTEVVNDPSSNYHTIRLRLTEDLTRGGHVYIVKDLHRVERDTLEARTQAP is encoded by the coding sequence ATGCGCGACCTCTTCCGCTTCCTCTTCCGCATCCGCAGCACGCTGCTCTTCCTGCTGCTGATGGCGCTGGCCTACGGATGGGCGCTGAACGGCAACGAGCACCACCGCTCGCGCGCCATCGGCTCGGCCAACACCGCGATCGGCACGCTGTACACCTGGCGATCGGACGTGACCACCTACGCCGGGCTGCGCGAGGAGAACGAGCGGCTGGCCCGCGCCAACGCCGACCTGATGACGCGCGGACGCGGCAACTACGCGCCGGTCTCCGCGCGGTTCATCGCCTTCCACGACACCGTGCACGAACAGCGCTACGCCCACCTGGCCGCGCGGGTGGTGAACAGCACCACGCACAAGCAGCGCAACAGCCTCACGCTGGACAAGGGCAGCCTGGCCGGCGTGGCGCCCGACATGGGCGTCATCGGTGACCAGGGCATCGTGGGCGTGGTGCGGCAGGTGGGTCCCCGCTTCTGCGTGGCCGCAAGCGTGCTCGACCCGGACCTGAACACGAGCGTGCAGCTGAAACGCACCGGGCACTTCGGACTGCTGAGCTGGGACACCGGCGACCCGCGCACGGCCTCCGCGGTGGACATCGCCAAGCACGCCCCGGTGGCCGTGGGCGATACGTTGGTGACGCGCGGAGGCGACGGCATCTTCCCGGCGGGGATCGATGTGGGCGTGGTCACCGAGGTGGTCAACGACCCCAGCAGCAACTATCATACGATCCGCCTGCGGCTCACCGAGGACCTCACGCGCGGCGGCCATGTGTACATCGTGAAGGACCTGCACCGCGTGGAACGGGACACGCTGGAGGCGCGCACCCAGGCCCCATGA
- the mreD gene encoding rod shape-determining protein MreD: protein MIATIVANLLRFVVLVALQVIVLDHLDVANGWLVPYLYVLFLLMLPFELPAWSLLLAGGAMGGLMDLLSDTPGMHTTACLVMMYVRGIWQRLIAPREGYEYGMRPDVQHMGLSWTLTYAGVLVLVHHLWLFFFELHRFDRAGGTLLRAVGSATFTLVLVLLAQFLMRTDRRARA, encoded by the coding sequence ATGATCGCCACCATCGTCGCCAACCTGCTGCGCTTCGTGGTGCTCGTCGCCCTGCAGGTGATCGTGCTGGACCACCTCGACGTGGCGAACGGCTGGCTGGTGCCCTACCTCTACGTGCTGTTCCTGCTGATGCTGCCCTTCGAGCTGCCGGCCTGGTCCCTGCTGCTGGCCGGAGGCGCCATGGGCGGGTTGATGGACCTGCTGAGCGACACACCGGGCATGCACACCACCGCGTGCCTCGTGATGATGTACGTGCGCGGCATCTGGCAGCGGCTCATCGCCCCACGCGAGGGATACGAGTACGGCATGCGCCCCGATGTTCAGCACATGGGCCTCTCCTGGACGCTCACCTACGCGGGGGTCCTTGTGCTCGTGCACCACCTGTGGCTGTTCTTCTTCGAACTGCACCGCTTCGACCGCGCGGGCGGCACCCTGCTGCGCGCCGTGGGCAGCGCGACCTTCACCCTGGTGCTGGTGCTGCTGGCCCAGTTCCTGATGCGCACCGACCGACGCGCCCGGGCATGA
- the mrdA gene encoding penicillin-binding protein 2: MNFEERKYVLIAAVVLISSVFLLRLFWVQVVDDQWKAEAANISERKVTVYPARGLILDRNGELLVANTPVYDIMVVPREVVAFDTNAFAALVGVPVDEVKRRIAEAGGYSSYKPSVFEKQITADQYAAIAPHLSKYQGFYGQSRTLRTYPRRIAAHLLGYLSEVDARKVEQDPYYKPGDVIGVGGLEQYYEKELRGRRGVKYVVVDVHNKVQGPFREGLYDTLAHEGKHLYTSIDARMQAYGERLMKGKKGSIVAIEPATGEILCLVTSPTYDPELLVGRVRNTNYGVLQRDSLKPLFDRALQAQYPPGSIYKIVQSLLALQDSVITPNTGFPCNKALVGCHAHPNAGTIQSAIQYSCNPYFYMVFKRLMEQGDHKDRFTAASINLDHWNTGMRSFGLGQRPRVDLPALKGGSIPDAKFYDRIYGKGRWAFSTIYSVSIGQGEVLVVPMQMANLAAIFANKGWYRDPHVVRAVGRPDSLLPQWQEKHVTDVDAHWYDLIQEGMRRVVNEPGGTARQARIPGITVCGKTGTAENPHGQDHAVFVCFAPMEEPRIAMAVYVENSGFGGTWAAPIASLLMEQYLTDSISRPDLEQRMLEADLIAQEKFFRKKPKPPRSRR, from the coding sequence ATGAACTTCGAGGAGCGCAAATACGTCCTGATCGCCGCGGTGGTCCTGATCAGCTCGGTGTTCCTGCTGCGTCTTTTCTGGGTGCAGGTGGTGGACGACCAGTGGAAGGCCGAGGCGGCGAACATCAGTGAGCGCAAGGTGACCGTTTACCCCGCACGCGGGCTCATCCTGGACCGGAACGGCGAGCTCCTGGTGGCCAATACACCGGTGTACGACATCATGGTGGTGCCGCGCGAGGTCGTCGCCTTCGACACCAATGCCTTCGCCGCCCTGGTGGGCGTGCCCGTCGATGAGGTGAAGCGGCGCATCGCCGAGGCCGGCGGTTACAGCAGCTACAAACCCTCGGTGTTCGAAAAGCAGATCACCGCGGACCAGTACGCCGCCATCGCGCCCCACCTGTCGAAGTACCAGGGCTTCTACGGGCAGAGCCGCACGCTGCGCACCTATCCGCGGCGCATCGCGGCGCACCTGCTCGGCTACCTGAGCGAGGTGGACGCGCGGAAGGTGGAACAGGACCCCTACTACAAACCGGGCGACGTGATCGGCGTGGGGGGGCTGGAGCAGTACTACGAGAAGGAGCTCCGCGGCCGGCGTGGCGTGAAGTACGTCGTGGTGGACGTTCACAACAAGGTGCAGGGGCCGTTCCGCGAGGGCCTGTACGACACCCTGGCGCACGAGGGGAAGCACCTGTACACCAGCATCGATGCCCGCATGCAGGCCTATGGGGAGCGCCTCATGAAGGGCAAGAAGGGCAGCATCGTGGCCATCGAACCCGCCACGGGCGAGATCCTCTGCCTGGTGACCTCCCCCACCTACGACCCCGAGCTGCTCGTGGGCCGGGTGCGCAACACGAACTATGGCGTGCTGCAGCGCGACAGCCTGAAGCCGCTCTTCGACCGGGCGTTGCAGGCGCAGTATCCCCCCGGCTCCATCTACAAGATCGTGCAATCGCTGCTGGCGCTGCAGGACTCGGTCATCACGCCGAACACGGGCTTCCCGTGCAACAAGGCATTGGTCGGCTGCCACGCGCATCCCAACGCCGGCACCATCCAGAGCGCGATCCAGTACTCGTGCAACCCGTACTTCTACATGGTGTTCAAGCGGCTGATGGAGCAGGGTGATCACAAGGACCGCTTCACGGCCGCCAGCATCAACCTGGACCATTGGAACACGGGCATGCGGTCCTTCGGCCTGGGGCAGCGTCCCCGGGTCGACCTGCCTGCGCTCAAGGGGGGCAGCATCCCCGACGCGAAGTTCTACGACCGCATCTACGGCAAGGGGCGCTGGGCCTTCAGCACCATCTACAGCGTGAGCATCGGGCAGGGCGAGGTGCTGGTGGTGCCCATGCAGATGGCCAACCTGGCGGCCATCTTCGCCAACAAGGGCTGGTACCGGGACCCGCATGTGGTGCGGGCCGTGGGCCGGCCGGACAGCCTGCTGCCGCAGTGGCAGGAGAAGCATGTGACCGATGTGGATGCGCACTGGTACGACCTGATCCAGGAGGGCATGCGGCGCGTGGTGAACGAACCCGGCGGCACCGCGCGGCAGGCGCGCATCCCCGGCATCACCGTGTGCGGCAAGACGGGCACGGCGGAGAACCCGCACGGGCAGGACCACGCGGTGTTCGTGTGCTTCGCACCGATGGAGGAGCCGCGGATCGCGATGGCCGTGTATGTGGAGAACAGTGGTTTCGGCGGCACCTGGGCGGCGCCGATCGCCAGCCTGCTCATGGAGCAGTACCTCACGGACAGCATCAGCCGGCCCGACCTGGAGCAGCGCATGCTGGAGGCCGACCTGATCGCGCAGGAGAAGTTCTTCCGCAAGAAACCCAAGCCCCCCCGGAGCCGGCGATGA
- the rodA gene encoding rod shape-determining protein RodA has product MSTTRDRITAHLDPVLVILYLVLMGAGWANIYSAAYHPDHPGLFDQGMEYGRQSVWIVASLVLGAGILLIQGRFFRDLAWAIYAVVLVLLALVLLVGKEVNGAKAWFGVGSFGIQPAEFAKFATSLALSRYLSGLKALADLRSRAIATLLILAPVALIMLQPDTGTALVSGAFILVLYREGLSGNILLIAIVAAVLSVLALILKESSFGLPFTEVRLGGQYFLMALIAGFALLAFWAVRNLVVRRYRKRFYGLILFALLGSIGFISSVDHLVSGLAQHQRDRILVMLGQMEDPQGLGYNVKQSQTAIGSGGFSGKGYLKGTLTKYKYVPMQSTDFIFCTVGEEWGFLGTTTVVLLFTLLILRCIQISDRQRSRFSRIYAYCVACVFFLHLMINVGMTIGLAPVIGIPLPFFSYGGSSLLGFTILLGILVRLDAERLTQLR; this is encoded by the coding sequence ATGAGCACCACACGCGACCGCATCACGGCGCATCTGGACCCGGTGCTGGTGATCCTGTACCTGGTGCTGATGGGCGCCGGCTGGGCCAACATCTACTCCGCGGCCTACCACCCCGACCATCCCGGCCTGTTCGACCAGGGCATGGAGTACGGGCGCCAGAGCGTGTGGATCGTGGCCAGCCTGGTGCTGGGCGCCGGCATCCTCCTCATCCAGGGCCGCTTCTTCCGCGACCTCGCCTGGGCCATCTACGCGGTGGTGCTCGTATTGCTCGCTTTGGTGCTGCTCGTGGGCAAGGAGGTGAACGGCGCCAAGGCCTGGTTCGGTGTCGGCAGCTTCGGCATCCAGCCCGCCGAGTTCGCCAAGTTCGCCACGAGCCTGGCGCTCTCCCGCTACCTCAGCGGCCTCAAGGCCCTGGCCGACCTGCGTTCGCGCGCCATCGCCACGCTCCTCATCCTGGCCCCGGTCGCCCTGATCATGCTGCAGCCCGACACGGGCACCGCGCTCGTCTCCGGTGCCTTCATCCTGGTGCTCTATCGCGAGGGCTTGTCCGGCAACATCCTGCTGATCGCCATCGTGGCCGCGGTCCTCAGCGTGCTGGCGCTGATCCTCAAGGAGAGCAGCTTCGGCCTGCCCTTCACCGAGGTGCGGCTGGGCGGCCAGTACTTCCTCATGGCCCTGATCGCCGGGTTCGCCCTGCTGGCCTTCTGGGCGGTGCGGAACCTGGTGGTGCGGCGCTACCGCAAGCGCTTCTACGGCCTCATCCTCTTCGCCCTGCTGGGCAGCATCGGCTTCATCAGCAGCGTGGACCACCTGGTGAGCGGGCTGGCCCAGCACCAGCGCGACCGCATCCTGGTGATGCTCGGGCAGATGGAGGACCCGCAGGGGCTCGGCTACAACGTGAAGCAGAGCCAGACGGCGATCGGCAGCGGCGGTTTCTCGGGCAAGGGCTACCTGAAAGGCACCCTGACCAAATACAAGTACGTGCCCATGCAGAGCACCGACTTCATCTTCTGCACGGTGGGCGAGGAATGGGGCTTCCTGGGGACCACGACGGTGGTGTTGCTCTTCACGCTGCTCATCCTGCGATGCATCCAGATCAGCGACCGGCAGCGGAGCCGGTTCTCGCGCATCTACGCCTACTGCGTGGCCTGCGTCTTCTTCCTGCACCTGATGATCAACGTGGGCATGACCATCGGTCTGGCGCCTGTGATCGGCATCCCACTGCCCTTCTTCAGCTACGGCGGCAGCTCGCTGCTCGGCTTCACCATCCTGCTGGGCATCCTGGTGCGGCTGGATGCCGAACGCCTCACCCAGCTGCGCTGA
- a CDS encoding peptidylprolyl isomerase → MAVIGKIRERSGLLLVLVGGAMVAFILTDLFSNRGSNINDQAVGAINGEEIPLVQFEKRVSDELDSYRNDFGQTVDGQMTEQVRNSVWQEVVREHTLLRSAEEAGFGSSLSKEEYDDIRFGNNVLAEFKGNPNFQGPDGQPSKDALRNYFESVQTNAPVYHEIQKRRMITNRLITKYNTLVRKSVFVNAAQVKDDHMQRNAKATFNFVAKRYDSEPDSLYTVSDQELRRYYEAHKDDKRYAQKPSRAFDYVTFPVTATAADIEQLRSEMAALKPDLEAATNDSLFITANSEDRSYTVTPYSPGTADALNDSLIQAAAVGTVVGPFREGQNFKLVKVKELAKVEEARVRHILLSTQSGKPEDEVKQRADSVLAAVKRNKGVFEDLVKKYSEDPGSVPNGGVYEWFDRTRMVPEFTKASFDEKVGAITIAKTTYGYHIVEVLGQRDRDERRVVSLTRRIKPLPATYKEVYKTANEFSLNHATVDSMKAAAEQRGLQFMNVDELRADQRFVPGLQEPFSLISWVNRAEVGKASEPIEVGESYVVALLRKVRAQGRPELDDVREVFTREAVKEKKAEAWMAGMTGKTDLNALAAELGGTVQNAADLAFSATSIPGGFTETEVIGHIFAIPAGETRGPIKGDNAVYVVNMTALTPAPELADVNAERTSLLQRMQGRAEGNLFGALREAANVVDERSRFY, encoded by the coding sequence ATGGCAGTCATTGGCAAGATCCGTGAGCGCAGCGGCCTCCTCCTCGTCCTGGTGGGCGGCGCCATGGTGGCCTTCATCCTCACCGACCTCTTCAGCAACCGCGGCAGCAACATCAACGACCAGGCCGTCGGCGCCATCAACGGCGAGGAGATCCCCCTGGTGCAGTTCGAGAAGCGCGTGAGCGATGAACTGGACAGCTACCGGAACGACTTCGGGCAGACCGTGGACGGCCAGATGACCGAGCAGGTGCGCAACAGCGTGTGGCAGGAGGTGGTGCGTGAGCACACCCTGCTGCGCAGCGCCGAGGAGGCCGGCTTCGGCTCCTCCCTCAGCAAGGAGGAGTACGACGACATCCGCTTCGGCAACAACGTCCTGGCCGAGTTCAAGGGCAACCCCAACTTCCAGGGTCCCGATGGCCAGCCCAGCAAGGATGCCCTCCGGAACTACTTCGAGAGCGTGCAGACCAATGCCCCGGTCTACCACGAGATCCAGAAACGCCGGATGATCACCAACCGGCTGATCACGAAGTACAACACCCTGGTGCGCAAGAGCGTCTTCGTCAACGCCGCCCAGGTGAAGGACGACCACATGCAGCGCAACGCCAAGGCCACGTTCAACTTCGTGGCCAAGCGGTACGACAGCGAGCCGGACAGCCTGTACACCGTCAGCGACCAGGAGCTGCGCCGCTATTACGAGGCCCACAAGGACGACAAGCGGTACGCCCAGAAGCCTTCGCGCGCCTTCGACTACGTCACCTTCCCGGTGACGGCCACCGCCGCCGACATCGAGCAGCTGCGCTCCGAGATGGCCGCCCTGAAGCCCGATCTGGAGGCCGCCACCAACGACTCCCTCTTCATCACCGCCAACAGCGAGGACCGGAGCTACACCGTGACCCCGTACAGCCCGGGCACCGCCGATGCGCTCAACGACAGCCTGATCCAGGCCGCGGCCGTGGGCACCGTGGTGGGACCGTTCCGCGAGGGGCAGAACTTCAAGCTGGTGAAGGTGAAGGAACTGGCCAAGGTGGAGGAGGCCCGTGTGCGCCACATCCTGCTCAGCACCCAGAGCGGCAAGCCCGAGGATGAGGTGAAGCAACGCGCCGACAGCGTGCTCGCCGCCGTGAAGCGCAACAAGGGCGTGTTCGAGGACCTGGTGAAGAAGTACAGCGAGGACCCCGGCAGCGTGCCCAACGGCGGCGTCTACGAGTGGTTCGACCGCACCCGCATGGTGCCCGAGTTCACCAAGGCGAGCTTCGATGAGAAGGTCGGTGCGATCACCATCGCCAAGACCACCTACGGCTACCACATCGTGGAGGTGCTGGGTCAGCGTGACCGCGATGAGCGCCGTGTGGTGAGCCTCACCCGCCGCATCAAGCCGTTGCCCGCCACCTACAAGGAGGTGTACAAGACCGCCAACGAGTTCAGCCTCAACCACGCCACGGTCGACAGCATGAAGGCCGCCGCGGAGCAGCGTGGGCTGCAGTTCATGAACGTGGACGAGCTGCGCGCCGATCAGCGTTTCGTACCCGGCCTTCAGGAGCCGTTCAGCCTCATCAGCTGGGTGAACCGCGCAGAGGTCGGCAAGGCCAGCGAGCCCATCGAAGTGGGCGAGAGCTACGTGGTGGCCCTATTGCGCAAGGTGCGTGCCCAGGGCCGCCCCGAACTCGATGACGTGCGTGAGGTCTTCACCCGCGAGGCGGTGAAGGAGAAGAAGGCCGAGGCCTGGATGGCCGGCATGACGGGCAAGACCGACCTCAATGCCCTGGCCGCTGAACTGGGTGGCACCGTACAGAACGCCGCCGACCTGGCCTTCAGCGCCACCAGCATCCCCGGCGGTTTCACCGAGACCGAGGTCATCGGGCACATCTTCGCCATCCCGGCCGGGGAGACCCGCGGCCCCATCAAGGGTGATAATGCGGTGTACGTGGTGAACATGACCGCCCTGACGCCTGCGCCCGAGCTGGCCGACGTGAACGCCGAACGCACCAGCCTGTTGCAGCGCATGCAGGGCCGGGCCGAGGGCAACCTGTTCGGCGCCCTGCGCGAGGCCGCCAACGTGGTGGACGAACGCAGCCGGTTCTACTGA
- a CDS encoding HlyC/CorC family transporter has protein sequence MATADVILLITSLLVSALCSGLEIAFVTSNKLYIELQRKQGAWWAVLVAPLLDRPARVIGALLVGNNIALVVFGLVTAQVLEPWLRGIHPNELFVLAAQTGLSTLVILILAEFLPKAVFRIDPNNSLALFALPLRLLYVLLWPLVMLLTGVSQGLLRLFGVRGQARRPTFGRVDLDAFLREMSADGPRPEQMDAEVEYFRNTLALSATKARDVMVPRAEIEAIEVEEPVGVLHQRFAESGLSKMLVYKDSIDNIIGYVHSYEMFRKPRTIRSVLRPVDFIPGTMPADEVLQKFTKQRTHVAVVVDEFGGTAGLLTIEDVVETIVGDIEDEHDSGEGVEERVGEHEFLLSARTEVEHLVEAHRLALPVSEEYDTLAGLLLHHTGSLPEQGQVIDLGPFRFTVAQIAHSRIDLVRLLVTDPVKGYIP, from the coding sequence ATGGCCACGGCCGACGTCATCCTGCTCATCACCAGCCTGTTGGTGTCCGCTCTCTGTTCGGGGCTGGAGATCGCCTTCGTCACCAGCAACAAGCTCTACATCGAGTTGCAGCGCAAGCAGGGCGCGTGGTGGGCGGTCCTGGTGGCGCCGCTGCTGGACAGGCCGGCACGCGTCATCGGCGCCCTGCTGGTGGGCAACAACATCGCCCTGGTGGTCTTCGGCCTGGTGACCGCCCAGGTCCTGGAGCCCTGGCTGCGCGGCATCCACCCCAACGAGCTCTTCGTGCTGGCGGCCCAGACCGGCCTCAGCACCCTGGTGATCCTCATCCTGGCGGAGTTCCTTCCGAAGGCCGTGTTCCGCATCGACCCCAACAACAGCCTGGCCCTCTTCGCCCTGCCCCTGCGTCTGCTCTATGTGCTGCTCTGGCCCCTCGTGATGCTGCTCACCGGGGTGAGCCAGGGCCTGCTGCGGCTTTTCGGGGTCAGGGGCCAGGCGCGCCGCCCCACCTTCGGGCGGGTGGACCTTGATGCCTTCCTGCGCGAGATGAGCGCCGACGGCCCCCGGCCCGAGCAGATGGACGCCGAGGTGGAGTACTTCCGCAACACCCTGGCCCTGAGCGCCACCAAGGCCCGCGATGTCATGGTGCCGCGCGCCGAGATCGAGGCCATCGAGGTGGAGGAGCCCGTGGGCGTCCTCCACCAGCGCTTCGCCGAGAGCGGCCTCAGCAAGATGCTGGTCTACAAGGACAGCATCGACAACATCATCGGCTACGTGCACAGCTACGAGATGTTCCGCAAGCCACGCACCATCCGCTCGGTGCTGCGGCCGGTGGACTTCATCCCGGGCACCATGCCGGCCGATGAGGTCCTGCAGAAGTTCACCAAGCAGCGCACCCATGTGGCCGTGGTGGTGGATGAGTTCGGGGGCACCGCCGGGCTGCTCACCATCGAGGACGTGGTGGAGACCATCGTGGGCGACATCGAGGACGAGCACGACAGCGGCGAGGGGGTCGAGGAGCGGGTGGGCGAGCACGAGTTCCTGCTGAGCGCCCGCACCGAGGTGGAGCACCTGGTGGAGGCCCACCGACTGGCCCTGCCGGTGAGCGAGGAGTACGACACCCTGGCCGGCCTGCTGCTGCACCACACCGGCTCGCTGCCCGAGCAGGGGCAGGTGATCGACCTGGGGCCCTTCCGCTTCACCGTGGCCCAGATCGCCCACAGCCGCATCGACCTGGTGCGCCTGCTGGTGACCGACCCCGTGAAGGGCTATATCCCCTAA
- the lptC gene encoding LPS export ABC transporter periplasmic protein LptC, translating into MTPGAGRPLPWLVLGALATLPVACTNDLDRVAAVEVAADAPDRITSDAEYLFTDSGRLQNRLRAGRIAEHLAKDRRRTELSEGLELTFFDRTGRPGSVLTARRGVILPAEKRMEVSENVVFTNARGERLETEHLVWRQDSGRVHTDRPVRIARGTDVIHGVGLEANEDFSRYTITRITGTFVVATGDTFATQAP; encoded by the coding sequence ATGACCCCGGGCGCGGGCCGCCCCCTGCCCTGGCTCGTCCTCGGCGCGCTGGCCACCTTGCCCGTGGCCTGCACCAACGACCTGGACCGTGTGGCCGCCGTGGAGGTGGCCGCCGACGCGCCGGACCGCATCACCAGTGATGCCGAGTACCTCTTCACCGACAGCGGTCGCCTGCAGAACCGGTTGCGTGCAGGCCGCATCGCCGAACACCTTGCCAAGGACAGGCGCCGCACCGAGCTGAGCGAGGGCCTGGAGCTGACGTTCTTCGACCGCACCGGCAGGCCCGGCAGCGTCCTCACCGCCCGGCGTGGCGTGATCCTGCCGGCCGAGAAGCGCATGGAGGTCAGCGAGAACGTCGTGTTCACCAACGCCCGCGGCGAACGGCTGGAGACCGAGCACCTGGTGTGGCGCCAGGACAGCGGACGGGTGCACACCGACCGGCCGGTCCGCATCGCCCGCGGCACCGACGTCATCCATGGGGTGGGCCTGGAGGCCAATGAGGACTTCAGCCGCTACACCATCACGCGCATCACCGGCACCTTCGTTGTCGCCACGGGCGATACCTTCGCCACCCAGGCCCCCTGA